A stretch of Mastacembelus armatus chromosome 1, fMasArm1.2, whole genome shotgun sequence DNA encodes these proteins:
- the radil gene encoding ras-associating and dilute domain-containing protein isoform X1, with product MFYGSSGASMSLPSRSRLKRQSRTFTQVLYRTLSYRDRVPAETGTNTRGDRRSTTEPPQRPADDPAELSTQSSAPGVLKIFGDEICAGANYKSVLATPRSSAQELVKEALERYSLNKDAAHSYVLCDVIGRLEGGGGWRTECLRALGDNEKPLLLQELWKPREGHARRFELRRRAEVEELNAKEKDTITADINAQARKLQRNRAKGTLTLPRSSNSSFCRSLSETSLNQLGVGEEPKRYYSTLPGPLRGREREAASSGRRKEEGSQGGGGVRHSLYQSPHLLLLQGYNRQDCLVYLLNREQHTVGQETPSARPNICLFSPDILPLHCRLRRVPAPRRHANNSSKGEELAESQRFCVAVEPVLQATVLVNFSRCERSTTLRHGDLLSFGAHYIFLYKDPTGSKPLPAQTLARLRTLGQLYDVGVEEGEAGAQTCKMCGSVLKDRAAQVSSTPAVRRGFKPHLVKPRSGGATAGGPLSLSGGEGGGGGRGGGQKRRLQLEFDQAHEDQLLNRIVSLIEPGGDDHKLTPAYLLCLCIQHSASTFPPGSFGKLLLKIVRRIQTIAWEKTKELAQKQAQHQDPASLCLLSISDLVPDLQTIFFWMSNSIEILYFIQQRAPAYTHSIETLQGSKESLLSATISANEEAMTILEEVIMYTFQQCVYYITKALYVVLPGLLDCNPFPVDSSEPCWKGGVGFPEPVRRVLQVFQSAQELLQGYQVHPEIQAQMFAYLFFFSNVSLFNQLMDKGPSRGWFQRSKVLQIQACLRMVMEWASRSGLGALADKFFTKLNSTVSILATPPQQLTTMSWRALSSEHPTMKPVQLHRILTQYQLIAEIGPVPIWQPSSEDEAYIYRTVDLLESFENHPPIVLPSGGFRVDLDSECVEDSIYRQLLYIRHYLWGLRTKTQTHTNTPIVHTHSNGTNTSDWPDIQRELLPPAHSSPRSGGPGDEVTAETGEERGRDRPTGQSHTHSLRRNGTVHHPRTANSDSCHLTPPNTPLYPEGGGGGGGGPGSIIGPNTQTNGCTSRTVAECKKTNGLIANGLEGCNSGCEFPFPVSSSGAPPLPDDLCVVFVVELDKGPYGLGMGLIDGLHTPLNAPGIYIRTLIPDGPAASDGRLRIGDRILAVNGNSLIGADYQSAVDQIRQGGGRLRFLVAKSDPEVSEKISASSC from the exons ATGTTCTACGGTTCTTCTGGGGCCAGTATGTCCCTACCATCCCGGAGCCGCTTGAAACGCCAGAGTAGGACTTTCACACag GTCCTGTACCGTACTCTGAGTTACAGAGACCGTGTTCCAGCAGAAACTGGCACAAACACCCGAGGGGACCGGCGCTCGACAACTGAACCCCCACAGCGACCAGCAGATGACCCAGCTGAGCTGTCCACACAGAGCTCAGCCCCTGGGGTGCTGAAAATCTTTGGAGATGAAATCTGTGCTGGTGCCAACTACAAGAGCGTACTGGCCACACCACGCTCCAGTGCGCAGGAACTGGTCAAAGAGGCACTTGAACGTTACTCGCTCAACAAGGATGCTGCCCACTCTTACGTCCTGTGCGACGTGATCGGACGTTTGGAGGGGGGAGGTGGGTGGCGGACCGAATGCCTACGTGCGCTTGGGGACAATGAAAAGCCGTTATTGCTCCAAGAGCTGTGGAAGCCCCGAGAAGGACACGCTCGCAGATTTGAGCTGCGCAGAagagcagaggtggaggaaCTCAACGCCAAGGAGAAGGATACCATCACTGCTG ATATTAATGCCCAGGCTCGTAAGCTCCAGAGGAACAGGGCAAAAGGGACACTGACCCTGCCCCGGTCCAGTAACTCATCCTTCTGCCGCAGCCTCAGTGAAACCAGCCTCAACCAG CTGGGAGTAGGAGAAGAGCCCAAGCGTTATTACTCCACCTTGCCAGGACCCTTAAGAGGCCGTGAACGTGAAGCAGCCTCCAGCGGTCggaggaaagaggaggggagtcaagggggaggaggggtgagGCACTCGTTGTACCAGTCCCCACATCTCCTGCTGCTACAGGGATATAATCGTCAG GACTGCCTGGTGTACCTGCTGAACAGAGAGCAACACACAGTTGGTCAAGAGACCCCATCAGCTCGCCCCAACATCTGCCTGTTTTCTCCGGACATCCTGCCCCTTCACTGCCGCCTGCGCCGAGTCCCTGCACCCCGTCGCCATGCCAACAATAGTAGTAAGGGAGAAGAGCTGGCAGAGAGTCAGCGGTTCTGTGTTGCTGTTGAGCCCGTCCTCCAAGCCACAGTTCTGGTGAACTTTTCCCGCTGTGAGCGCTCCACCACGCTGCGACACGGTGACCTCCTCTCCTTTGGAGCGCATTACATCTTCCTGTACAAGGACCCCACGGGCTCTAAGCCCCTGCCTGCTCAGACGTTGGCACGACTTCGCACCCTGGGGCAGCTGTATGACGTAGgtgtggaggagggggaggctgGGGCTCAGACTTGTAAGATGTGTGGCTCTGTGCTGAAGGACAGAGCAGCACAGGTGTCGAGTACTCCAGCAGTTAGACGCGGCTTCAAACCTCACTTGGTGAAACCCCGCAGTGGGGGGGCAACAGCAGGAGGACCTCTTAGTCTGTCAGGTGgggaaggaggtggaggaggaagaggaggaggtcaGAAAAGGAGGCTACAGCTGGAATTTGACCAGGCCCATGAAGACCAGCTGTTGAACAGGATTGTGTCTCTAATAGAACCTGGAG GGGACGACCATAAACTGACGCCGGCCTACCTGCTGTGCCTGTGCATCCAACACTCTGCCTCGACCTTCCCACCTGGAAGTTTTGGGAAACTGCTGCTCAAGATTGTACGACGGATCCAGACCATTGCATGG GAGAAGACAAAGGAGCTGGCTCAGAAGCAAGCTCAGCA CCAGGACCCGGCTTCTCTGTGCCTGCTGAGTATTTCGGACTTGGTCCCAGATCTGCAAACCATCTTCTTCTGGATGTCCAACTCAATTGAGATCCTTTACTTCATCCAGCAAAGAGcaccagcatacacacacagcatagaGACACTgcaag GGTCAAAGGAGTCGTTGCTGTCGGCAACCATATCAGCCAATGAGGAGGCAATGACCATCCTGGAAGAGGTGATCATGTACACTTTCCAGCAATGTGTCTACTATATCACCAAG GCTCTTTATGTAGTGCTACCAGGACTGTTAGACTGTAATCCATTCCCAGTCGACAGCTCTGAGCCCTGTTGGAAAGGAGGTGTAGGGTTTCCTGAACCTGTGCGCAGGGTCCTGCAG gtgtttcAAAGTGCCCAGGAGCTTTTGCAGGGTTACCAGGTTCACCCCGAGATCCAGGCTCAGATGTTTGCttacctcttcttcttctccaacGTGTCGCTCTTTAACCAGCTAATGGACAAAg gtccATCTCGGGGCTGGTTCCAAAGGTCCAAGGTGCTGCAGATTCAGGCATGTTTGCGGATGGTAATGGAGTGGGCGAGCAGGTCTGGTCTGGGAGCTCTGGCTGACAAATTCTTCACTAAACTGAACAGCACTGTGTCCATACTGGCCACACCTCCACAGCAGCTCACAACG ATGAGTTGGCGAGCATTGTCCAGTGAGCACCCAACTATGAAACCAGTCCAGCTGCACAGGATTCTCACCCAATATCAACTCATAGCAGAGATAGGCCCAGTCCCAATATGGCAGCCCAGCAGCGAGGATGAGGCTTACATTTACAGAACAG TGGACCTCCTGGAAAGCTTTGAGAACCACCCTCCGATAGTGCTGCCCAGTGGCGGCTTCAGAGTGGACCTGGACAGCGAGTGTGTAGAAGACAGTATCTACAGACAGCTGCTGTACATCCGCCACTACCTGTGGGGGCTACGCAccaagacacaaacacacaccaacactcccattgtgcacacacactccaatgGAACCAACACATCTGACTGGCCGGACATTCAG AGGGAGTTACTGCCTCCAGCCCACAGCAGTCCCCGATCTGGGGGTCCTGGGGACGAGGTGACGgcagagacaggagaggagagaggacggGACAGACCCACAGGCCAatcgcacacacacagcctcagaAGAAATGGCACCGTTCACCACCCACGAACAGCAAATTCAGATTCCTGCCACTTGACCCCTCCCAATACCCCACTGTACCcggaaggaggaggaggaggaggaggagggcctGGGTCGATAATAGGCCCCAACACTCAGACAAACGGCTGCACCAGTAGAACTGTGGCAGAATGTAAAAAGACAAACGGACTCATCGCCAATGGACTGGAAG GGTGTAATAGTGGGTGTGAGTTTCCTTTCCCTGTATCCTCCTCTGGTGCCCCTCCCCTTCCTGATGActtgtgtgtggtgtttgtagTGGAACTGGACAAAGGACCTTATGGACTGGGCATGGGACTCATAGATGGCCTG CACACTCCTCTCAATGCTCCAGGAATTTATATCCGGACTCTCATCCCTGATGGACCTGCTGCCTCCGATGGCAGACTGAGGATCGGAGATCGCATCCTGGCAGTGAACGGGAACAGTCTGATAGGAGCAGACTATCAGAG TGCGGTGGATCAGATTCGTCAGGGAGGAGGTCGACTACGTTTCCTGGTAGCCAAGTCTGACCCAGAGGTTTCGGAGAAGATTAGTGCCTCCTCCTGCTAA
- the radil gene encoding ras-associating and dilute domain-containing protein isoform X2 yields the protein MFYGSSGASMSLPSRSRLKRQSRTFTQVLYRTLSYRDRVPAETGTNTRGDRRSTTEPPQRPADDPAELSTQSSAPGVLKIFGDEICAGANYKSVLATPRSSAQELVKEALERYSLNKDAAHSYVLCDVIGRLEGGGGWRTECLRALGDNEKPLLLQELWKPREGHARRFELRRRAEVEELNAKEKDTITADINAQARKLQRNRAKGTLTLPRSSNSSFCRSLSETSLNQLGVGEEPKRYYSTLPGPLRGREREAASSGRRKEEGSQGGGGVRHSLYQSPHLLLLQGYNRQDCLVYLLNREQHTVGQETPSARPNICLFSPDILPLHCRLRRVPAPRRHANNSSKGEELAESQRFCVAVEPVLQATVLVNFSRCERSTTLRHGDLLSFGAHYIFLYKDPTGSKPLPAQTLARLRTLGQLYDVGVEEGEAGAQTCKMCGSVLKDRAAQVSSTPAVRRGFKPHLVKPRSGGATAGGPLSLSGGEGGGGGRGGGQKRRLQLEFDQAHEDQLLNRIVSLIEPGGDDHKLTPAYLLCLCIQHSASTFPPGSFGKLLLKIVRRIQTIAWEKTKELAQKQAQHQDPASLCLLSISDLVPDLQTIFFWMSNSIEILYFIQQRAPAYTHSIETLQGSKESLLSATISANEEAMTILEEVIMYTFQQCVYYITKALYVVLPGLLDCNPFPVDSSEPCWKGGVGFPEPVRRVLQVFQSAQELLQGYQVHPEIQAQMFAYLFFFSNVSLFNQLMDKGPSRGWFQRSKVLQIQACLRMVMEWASRSGLGALADKFFTKLNSTVSILATPPQQLTTMSWRALSSEHPTMKPVQLHRILTQYQLIAEIGPVPIWQPSSEDEAYIYRTVDLLESFENHPPIVLPSGGFRVDLDSECVEDSIYRQLLYIRHYLWGLRTKTQTHTNTPIVHTHSNGTNTSDWPDIQRELLPPAHSSPRSGGPGDEVTAETGEERGRDRPTGQSHTHSLRRNGTVHHPRTANSDSCHLTPPNTPLYPEGGGGGGGGPGSIIGPNTQTNGCTSRTVAECKKTNGLIANGLEVELDKGPYGLGMGLIDGLHTPLNAPGIYIRTLIPDGPAASDGRLRIGDRILAVNGNSLIGADYQSAVDQIRQGGGRLRFLVAKSDPEVSEKISASSC from the exons ATGTTCTACGGTTCTTCTGGGGCCAGTATGTCCCTACCATCCCGGAGCCGCTTGAAACGCCAGAGTAGGACTTTCACACag GTCCTGTACCGTACTCTGAGTTACAGAGACCGTGTTCCAGCAGAAACTGGCACAAACACCCGAGGGGACCGGCGCTCGACAACTGAACCCCCACAGCGACCAGCAGATGACCCAGCTGAGCTGTCCACACAGAGCTCAGCCCCTGGGGTGCTGAAAATCTTTGGAGATGAAATCTGTGCTGGTGCCAACTACAAGAGCGTACTGGCCACACCACGCTCCAGTGCGCAGGAACTGGTCAAAGAGGCACTTGAACGTTACTCGCTCAACAAGGATGCTGCCCACTCTTACGTCCTGTGCGACGTGATCGGACGTTTGGAGGGGGGAGGTGGGTGGCGGACCGAATGCCTACGTGCGCTTGGGGACAATGAAAAGCCGTTATTGCTCCAAGAGCTGTGGAAGCCCCGAGAAGGACACGCTCGCAGATTTGAGCTGCGCAGAagagcagaggtggaggaaCTCAACGCCAAGGAGAAGGATACCATCACTGCTG ATATTAATGCCCAGGCTCGTAAGCTCCAGAGGAACAGGGCAAAAGGGACACTGACCCTGCCCCGGTCCAGTAACTCATCCTTCTGCCGCAGCCTCAGTGAAACCAGCCTCAACCAG CTGGGAGTAGGAGAAGAGCCCAAGCGTTATTACTCCACCTTGCCAGGACCCTTAAGAGGCCGTGAACGTGAAGCAGCCTCCAGCGGTCggaggaaagaggaggggagtcaagggggaggaggggtgagGCACTCGTTGTACCAGTCCCCACATCTCCTGCTGCTACAGGGATATAATCGTCAG GACTGCCTGGTGTACCTGCTGAACAGAGAGCAACACACAGTTGGTCAAGAGACCCCATCAGCTCGCCCCAACATCTGCCTGTTTTCTCCGGACATCCTGCCCCTTCACTGCCGCCTGCGCCGAGTCCCTGCACCCCGTCGCCATGCCAACAATAGTAGTAAGGGAGAAGAGCTGGCAGAGAGTCAGCGGTTCTGTGTTGCTGTTGAGCCCGTCCTCCAAGCCACAGTTCTGGTGAACTTTTCCCGCTGTGAGCGCTCCACCACGCTGCGACACGGTGACCTCCTCTCCTTTGGAGCGCATTACATCTTCCTGTACAAGGACCCCACGGGCTCTAAGCCCCTGCCTGCTCAGACGTTGGCACGACTTCGCACCCTGGGGCAGCTGTATGACGTAGgtgtggaggagggggaggctgGGGCTCAGACTTGTAAGATGTGTGGCTCTGTGCTGAAGGACAGAGCAGCACAGGTGTCGAGTACTCCAGCAGTTAGACGCGGCTTCAAACCTCACTTGGTGAAACCCCGCAGTGGGGGGGCAACAGCAGGAGGACCTCTTAGTCTGTCAGGTGgggaaggaggtggaggaggaagaggaggaggtcaGAAAAGGAGGCTACAGCTGGAATTTGACCAGGCCCATGAAGACCAGCTGTTGAACAGGATTGTGTCTCTAATAGAACCTGGAG GGGACGACCATAAACTGACGCCGGCCTACCTGCTGTGCCTGTGCATCCAACACTCTGCCTCGACCTTCCCACCTGGAAGTTTTGGGAAACTGCTGCTCAAGATTGTACGACGGATCCAGACCATTGCATGG GAGAAGACAAAGGAGCTGGCTCAGAAGCAAGCTCAGCA CCAGGACCCGGCTTCTCTGTGCCTGCTGAGTATTTCGGACTTGGTCCCAGATCTGCAAACCATCTTCTTCTGGATGTCCAACTCAATTGAGATCCTTTACTTCATCCAGCAAAGAGcaccagcatacacacacagcatagaGACACTgcaag GGTCAAAGGAGTCGTTGCTGTCGGCAACCATATCAGCCAATGAGGAGGCAATGACCATCCTGGAAGAGGTGATCATGTACACTTTCCAGCAATGTGTCTACTATATCACCAAG GCTCTTTATGTAGTGCTACCAGGACTGTTAGACTGTAATCCATTCCCAGTCGACAGCTCTGAGCCCTGTTGGAAAGGAGGTGTAGGGTTTCCTGAACCTGTGCGCAGGGTCCTGCAG gtgtttcAAAGTGCCCAGGAGCTTTTGCAGGGTTACCAGGTTCACCCCGAGATCCAGGCTCAGATGTTTGCttacctcttcttcttctccaacGTGTCGCTCTTTAACCAGCTAATGGACAAAg gtccATCTCGGGGCTGGTTCCAAAGGTCCAAGGTGCTGCAGATTCAGGCATGTTTGCGGATGGTAATGGAGTGGGCGAGCAGGTCTGGTCTGGGAGCTCTGGCTGACAAATTCTTCACTAAACTGAACAGCACTGTGTCCATACTGGCCACACCTCCACAGCAGCTCACAACG ATGAGTTGGCGAGCATTGTCCAGTGAGCACCCAACTATGAAACCAGTCCAGCTGCACAGGATTCTCACCCAATATCAACTCATAGCAGAGATAGGCCCAGTCCCAATATGGCAGCCCAGCAGCGAGGATGAGGCTTACATTTACAGAACAG TGGACCTCCTGGAAAGCTTTGAGAACCACCCTCCGATAGTGCTGCCCAGTGGCGGCTTCAGAGTGGACCTGGACAGCGAGTGTGTAGAAGACAGTATCTACAGACAGCTGCTGTACATCCGCCACTACCTGTGGGGGCTACGCAccaagacacaaacacacaccaacactcccattgtgcacacacactccaatgGAACCAACACATCTGACTGGCCGGACATTCAG AGGGAGTTACTGCCTCCAGCCCACAGCAGTCCCCGATCTGGGGGTCCTGGGGACGAGGTGACGgcagagacaggagaggagagaggacggGACAGACCCACAGGCCAatcgcacacacacagcctcagaAGAAATGGCACCGTTCACCACCCACGAACAGCAAATTCAGATTCCTGCCACTTGACCCCTCCCAATACCCCACTGTACCcggaaggaggaggaggaggaggaggagggcctGGGTCGATAATAGGCCCCAACACTCAGACAAACGGCTGCACCAGTAGAACTGTGGCAGAATGTAAAAAGACAAACGGACTCATCGCCAATGGACTGGAAG TGGAACTGGACAAAGGACCTTATGGACTGGGCATGGGACTCATAGATGGCCTG CACACTCCTCTCAATGCTCCAGGAATTTATATCCGGACTCTCATCCCTGATGGACCTGCTGCCTCCGATGGCAGACTGAGGATCGGAGATCGCATCCTGGCAGTGAACGGGAACAGTCTGATAGGAGCAGACTATCAGAG TGCGGTGGATCAGATTCGTCAGGGAGGAGGTCGACTACGTTTCCTGGTAGCCAAGTCTGACCCAGAGGTTTCGGAGAAGATTAGTGCCTCCTCCTGCTAA
- the foxk1 gene encoding forkhead box protein K1: MADYRDDTGARALLALQSAPCSPVRVAVTSHGYNQSSFAVLGPPVMEARNDAGIHPVRLASPAPQALARLEGRDFEFVMRQRTVTIGRNSSHGSVDINMGHSSFISRRHLQINYDEATGFSLRCLGKNGVFVDGVFQRRGAPPLPLPRECMFRFPSTVIKIQFMSLLEAEEHREKEQPSPPPRPLMPHISPLKISIPTVQQHEEHIRAFGSPLPSPTGTISVPNSCPASPRGAGSSGYRYGRNVTSDLQLAAEYAAKAVSEQRRTIAEQRSGGSEQRGESAGGDSPKDESKPPYSYAQLIVQAISSAPDKQLTLSGIYAHITKHYPYYRTADKGWQNSIRHNLSLNRYFLKVARSQDEPGKGSFWRVDSASESKLVEQAFRKRRQRGVACFRTPFGPLSSRSAPASPTHQGLLSPPSSGLQTPECLSREGSPVPHDHHEQLANKLASVPEYRYSQSAPGSPVSAHPVIMAAPPHPTVLSSGTGKALALIPGGGGQVQPIHMLQTSPQSTVTMVRVVTSAPQPLNPPNGYSAPSVGGAEGNSELREAQQIRERVIQTVDSVVQGGDGRTLALGLHQLPVRPVTQNGKHIGAAVATATSLANSSGLSSPLQILAAQASSSPPVLVSRQPSAESLSDQPDEPQPKRPKMEDEGGTESVQHQITSAQQPVIVAMTSQTHDPRK; the protein is encoded by the exons ATGGCAGACTACCGGGACGACACCGGAGCTCGAGCCCTGCTTGCTTTACAGTCGGCGCCGTGCAGCCCCGTGCGCGTCGCGGTGACCTCGCATGGCTATAACCAGTCCTCGTTCGCCGTCTTGGGTCCTCCGGTGATGGAAGCTCGGAACGACGCAGGGATTCATCCCGTCCGCCTCGCTTCTCCTGCTCCGCAGGCCCTGGCCAGACTCGAGGGCCGGGACTTTGAGTTTGTCATGCGGCAGAGGACGGTCACCATAGGCCGGAACTCGTCGCACGGTTCTGTGGACATAAACATGGGTCACTCGAGCTTCATTTCACGGCGACACCTGCAGATCAACTACGATGAGGCAACCGGTTTCTCCCTCCGGTGCTTGGGCAAGAACGGTGTGTTCGTGGACGGGGTGTTCCAGCGGAGAGGGGCTCCGCCGCTGCCGCTGCCCAGAGA GTGCATGTTTCGTTTTCCCAGTACAGTCATCAAGATCCAGTTTATGTCACTCCTGGAGGCCGAggagcacagagagaaggagcagccctctcctccccctcgcCCTCTGATGCCCCACATTTCTCCTCTGAAAATCAGCATTCCCACAGTGCAGCAGCATGAAGAGCACATCAGGGCGTTTGGTTCTCCGCTGCCCTCGCCCACAGGTACCATCAG TGTTCCTAACTCTTGTCCGGCCAGCCCACGTGGAGCAGGGTCATCAGGGTATCGCTATGGACGCAacgtgacctctgacctccagtTAGCAGCTGAATATGCTGCCAAGGCAGTTTCTGAGCAGAGACGAACTATTGCTGAGCAGAGAAGTGGGGGAAGTGAGCAGCGGGGGGAGTCAGCTGGTGGAGACAGCCCCAAG GATGAGTCCAAGCCTCCATATTCCTATGCACAGCTGATTGTCCAGGCCATTTCTTCTGCCCCAGACAAACAGCTGACTCTCAGTGGCATCTACGCCCATATCACCAAACACTACCCCTACTATCGCACTGCAGACAAGGGTTGGCAG AATTCAATAAGACACAACCTGTCTCTCAACCGCTACTTTCTGAAAGTGGCCCGCTCTCAGGATGAGCCTGGGAAAGGAAGTTTTTGGCGCGTGGATTCTGCCTCTGAGAGCAAGTTAGTGGAACAAGCCTTCAGGAAAAGACGGCAAAGAGGGGTGGCTTGCTTTAGGACACCATTTGGACCTCTGTCTTCCAG gagCGCCCCAGCATCCCCGACCCACCAGGGacttctttctcctccatccAGTGGGCTGCAGACTCCTGAATGTCTGAGCAGGGAGGGGTCCCCAGTTCCCCATGACCACCACGAACAACTGGCTAACAAACTGGCATCTGTACCTGAATATAGGTACTCTCAGAGTGCCCCAG GATCTCCAGTCAGTGCTCATCCAGTCATCATGGCTGCACCTCCTCACCCAACAGTCCTGTCCTCAGGCACTGGGAAAGCCCTGGCTTTGATTCCAGGTGGTGGTGGCCAAGTTCAGCCCATCCACATGCTCCAGACTTCCCCTCAATCCACTGTCACCATGGTGCGGGTGGTTACCAGCGCCCCACAACCACTCAACCCCCCGAATGGGTACAGTGCACCCTCTGTTGGAGGAGCAGAAGGCAACAGTGAGCTCAGAG aaGCCCAGCAGATCAGAGAGCGAGTGATCCAGACTGTGGACAGTGTGGTCCAGGGCGGGGACGGACGGACCCTGGCTCTAGGTTTACATCAACTTCCTGTTCGTCCTGTTACCCAGAACGGCAAACATATCGGTGCTGCTGTCGCCACAGCAACCAGCCTTGCTAATTCATCTG GCCTGAGTAGTCCTCTCCAGATCTTGGCTGCCCAGGCGTCCAGTTCCCCTCCTGTGCTTGTGAGCAGACAGCCCAGTGCAGAAAGTTTATCTGACCAGCCGGACGAGCCCCAGCCCAAGCGGCCAAAGATGGAGGATGAGGGTGGGACTGAATCTGTGCAGCATCAAATCACTTCTGCTCAGCAGCCTGTCATTGTTGCCATGACATCACAAACCCACGACCCTAGGAAGTAA
- the LOC113127856 gene encoding cytochrome P450 3A40-like, with translation MGYNFYFSAETWTLLVALITLILVYAYWPYGIFKRMGIPGPKPVPFFGTMLAYRKGFTTFDEECFKKYGKTWGIFDCRQPVLCITDPAMIKTVLIKECYSLFTNRRNFHLNGPLYDAVNIAEDDQWRRIRSILSPSFTSGRLKEMFDIMKHHSANLISSMKKRADKDEPLELKEFFGPYSMDVVTSTSFSVDIDSLNNPSDPFVTNIKKMLKFDVFNTLFLLVALFPFLIPILEKLEFSFVPSTVTDFFYTALQKIKSNRESSKQTSRVDFLQLMIDSQKSNEGNQDKGLNDHEILSQAMIFIFAGYETSSSSLCFLAYNLATNPHVMKELQEEIDSTFPNKAPIEYQPLMQMQYLDSVVNESLRLYPIAPRLERVAKATVEINGIVIPKDMVVMVPTWPIHRNPDLWPEPDEFKPERFSKENKANIDPYTYMPFGAGPRNCIGMRFALVMMKLAMVEILQRYSFSVCEETEVPLEMDIPGLLTPKRPIKLKLVPRSLPSS, from the exons ATGGGCTACAACTTCTACTTCTCTGCTGAGACATGGACCCTCCTGGTTGCCCTCATCACACTGATCCTTGT aTATGCCTATTGGCCATATGGAATATTTAAAAGAATGGGCATTCCTGGTCCCAAACCAGTCCCCTTTTTTGGCACTATGCTGGCATATAGAAAG GGATTTACTACTTTTGATGAAGAGTGCTTCAAGAAATATGGGAAAACATGGGG CATATTTGATTGTCGCCAGCCTGTGCTGTGTATCACAGACCCTGCCATGATAAAAACTGTTCTGATAAAGGAGTGTTACAGTCTCTTCACTAACCGCaga AACTTCCATCTGAATGGGCCATTGTATGATGCCGTGAACATTGCCGAGGATGACCAGTGGAGGAGGATCCGTAGcatcctctctccttccttcaccTCAGGCAGATTGAAAGAG ATGTTTGACATAATGAAGCACCACTCTGCTAACCTGATCAGCAGCATGAAAAAGAGGGCTGACAAGGATGAGCCCTTAGAGCTGAAGGA GTTCTTTGGACCCTACAGTATGGATGTAGTAACCAGCACATCCTTCAGTGTGGACATAGACTCGCTCAACAACCCCTCAGATCCCTTTGTCACTAACATCAAGAAGATGCTGAAGTTTGACGTGTTCAACACACTCTTTCTCCTTGTTG CCTTATTCCCCTTTTTGATTCCTATACTGGAGAAGCTGGAGTTTTCTTTTGTCCCTAGCACTGTGACAGACTTCTTTTATACTGCACTGCAGAAGATCAAATCTAATCGTGAGAGTAGCAAGCAAACG AGTCGAGTGGATTTCCTTCAGCTGATGATTGACTCCCAGAAAAGCAACGAAGGAAATCAAGATAAAG GTTTGAATGATCATGAGATCCTTTCTCAAGCTATGATTTTCATCTTTGCTGGATACGAAACAAGCAGCAGCTCTCTATGTTTCTTGGCTTACAATCTGGCGACAAACCCTCATGTCatgaaagagctgcaggaggagattGACTCCACCTTCCCTAACAAG gctCCTATTGAGTACCAGCCGCTGATGCAGATGCAGTATCTAGACAGTGTCGTCAATGAGTCTCTCCGACTGTATCCCATTGCCCCACGTCTGGAGCGTGTGGCCAAGGCAACTGTGGAAATCAATGGCATTGTGATTCCAAAAGACATGGTTGTCATGGTCCCCACATGGCCCATACACCGAAACCCTGACCTGTGGCCCGAACCCGACGAGTTCAAACCAGAGAG GTTCAGCAAAGAAAACAAGGCGAATATTGATCCATACACATACATGCCTTTCGGAGCAGGGCCCAGGAACTGCATTGGGATGCGATTTGCTCTAGTAATGATGAAACTTGCAATGGTGGAGATCCTCCAGAGATacagtttctctgtgtgtgaggaGACAGAG GTGCCCTTGGAGATGGACATTCCGGGTTTGCTAACACCCAAACGGCCCATCAAGCTGAAGCTGGTGCCACGTTCTTTACCTTCCAGTTAG